The following are encoded in a window of Candidatus Nitrosotalea sinensis genomic DNA:
- a CDS encoding replication factor C small subunit translates to MTESSMWVEKYRPTKISDIINQKEIVGSLQSLLKNTSEMPHLLFSGSAGVGKTTTALCLAREILGDSWREYTLELNASDERGINMVRERVKKFARFSGLDTNIPFKLVILDEADEMTSDAQTALRRIIEDAAKHCRFIMIANNISKIIEPLQSRCAVFKFTRIPEDDIINHLEEICKKEKIKYTQGGLKTLYQYSEGDMRHTINMLQATASIGVINEDNVKSSAGLAKTSDVSSVFKLALAGKTSEARNKMIELIKVYGMSESDFLKYLNEECYKTKTSHLSEMLEIIAKYDYRLIIGANPEIQLSALLAELGSIEKE, encoded by the coding sequence ATGACTGAATCATCAATGTGGGTAGAAAAATATCGTCCAACAAAGATCTCAGACATCATAAATCAGAAGGAAATTGTTGGTAGTTTACAATCACTTTTAAAAAATACATCAGAGATGCCACATTTACTATTTTCTGGATCAGCAGGAGTGGGTAAGACCACCACTGCACTATGTCTTGCAAGAGAGATTCTTGGAGATTCGTGGAGAGAATACACACTAGAATTGAATGCATCAGATGAGCGTGGTATAAACATGGTCAGAGAAAGAGTAAAGAAATTTGCAAGATTTTCAGGTTTAGATACAAACATACCTTTCAAACTTGTAATTTTAGATGAAGCTGATGAGATGACTTCAGATGCTCAAACTGCATTAAGAAGAATTATTGAAGATGCCGCAAAGCATTGTAGATTCATAATGATTGCAAACAACATATCAAAGATAATAGAACCGTTACAGAGTAGATGTGCTGTTTTTAAATTTACTAGAATACCAGAAGATGACATAATCAACCATCTTGAAGAAATTTGTAAAAAAGAGAAAATAAAGTATACACAAGGAGGTTTGAAAACTTTATACCAATATTCAGAGGGAGACATGCGTCATACAATAAACATGTTACAAGCAACAGCGAGCATAGGTGTGATAAATGAAGATAATGTAAAATCCTCTGCAGGACTTGCCAAAACTAGTGATGTAAGTTCAGTCTTCAAGCTTGCGCTTGCTGGAAAAACTTCAGAGGCAAGAAACAAGATGATTGAGCTCATTAAAGTATATGGCATGTCAGAATCAGATTTTTTGAAATATCTTAATGAAGAATGCTATAAAACCAAAACATCGCATCTATCAGAGATGCTTGAGATCATAGCAAAATATGATTATAGATTAATCATAGGAGCAAATCCTGAAATTCAACTATCTGCATTATTGGCAGAATTAGGAAGTATAGAAAAAGAATAG
- a CDS encoding DNA replication complex GINS family protein, producing MSIPRWIAEVLSTEKLVEVQDNDMIVALKQAVMKENVQGDFDLATLELDFYIKVNSFTKRLPQDDRDKIESMLNSLIRKRQGKIIRLADSSKMTADLAKKLTIEERALFDYIHNNSSEFKKQIIGDKK from the coding sequence TTGAGCATCCCCAGGTGGATAGCCGAAGTACTCTCTACGGAAAAGCTCGTTGAAGTTCAAGATAATGATATGATTGTAGCACTAAAACAAGCAGTCATGAAAGAGAATGTACAAGGAGATTTTGATCTAGCTACACTAGAACTAGATTTTTACATTAAAGTAAATTCGTTCACCAAGAGACTACCACAAGATGATCGTGATAAAATAGAAAGCATGTTAAATTCTCTGATTCGTAAAAGACAAGGAAAGATAATCCGATTGGCAGATTCGTCAAAGATGACAGCTGATCTGGCTAAAAAATTAACAATAGAGGAAAGAGCATTATTTGATTATATTCATAATAATAGCTCTGAATTTAAAAAACAGATAATTGGAGATAAAAAATGA
- a CDS encoding minichromosome maintenance protein MCM, whose amino-acid sequence MTAQSESISKSKLQDQVKDFLSQFKDKSGSYKYVDEIDQMMAKKTQYIVVDYNDLVSYPEIESMFTIDPDEILRAFGGAIKDVLKERFPQYAEKIRHDIRVRISNYPSQRSLREVNAEVIGKVISVSGMVVRSSEIKPLAKELVYYCPDNHKTVRIQEKGLEFKEPLKCDNGKCTHRDLEISPEQSKFIDFQMVRLQELPEDLPPGQLPHYLDVTVLQDLVDNARPGDRIILTGIVRIEQEHIPSMRGKSGIYRLRVQGNNIEFHRGRGNKTSRSTEREEISPDEERIIKSLVKNPDIYDRLVASFAPHVSGHDIIKEAILLLIVGSTQKILADGAKIRGDINVFLVGDPGTAKSEMLKFCARIAPRGLYTSGRGSTAAGLTAAVVRDKIGIMMLEAGAVVLGDQGLVCIDEFDKMKPEDRSALHETMEQQSVSIAKGGIVATLNARTSILAAANPMFGKYDPFKNITENVNLPVPLLTRFDLIFVVRDIPSKERDTRIARHILNLHHTTGVDTKSLIDVDILTKYLSYAKRYDPNLTPEAEDLILNYYMTMRNVESEGMITVTPRQLEGLVRLATARARLLMKTQVDAEDAERSIFLMQSMLQDAGVDVNTGKVDLGVLQGRPHSEVSKMQLFMDVMRSLEGDEKRPVEEKAFVKELAKTGKFTEDEARKYLKKLQRESAIYESKPGHYNRV is encoded by the coding sequence ATGACTGCACAGTCTGAATCTATCTCTAAAAGTAAACTGCAAGATCAAGTAAAAGATTTTCTTAGTCAATTCAAAGACAAATCTGGATCTTACAAGTATGTTGATGAAATAGATCAAATGATGGCAAAAAAAACACAATATATTGTTGTTGATTATAATGATCTAGTTTCATATCCTGAGATAGAATCTATGTTTACCATTGATCCTGATGAAATACTCAGAGCTTTTGGAGGTGCAATAAAAGATGTCCTAAAAGAAAGGTTTCCACAGTATGCAGAAAAGATTCGTCATGATATACGTGTAAGAATCTCCAATTATCCGTCACAGAGAAGCTTACGTGAAGTGAATGCCGAAGTAATTGGTAAAGTAATTAGTGTGTCTGGAATGGTAGTACGATCTTCTGAAATTAAACCTCTAGCAAAAGAACTAGTATACTATTGTCCTGATAATCATAAAACTGTCAGAATTCAAGAAAAAGGATTAGAATTCAAAGAACCATTAAAATGTGATAATGGAAAATGTACTCACCGAGATCTAGAGATAAGCCCTGAACAAAGTAAGTTTATCGATTTCCAAATGGTTAGATTGCAAGAATTGCCAGAAGATCTACCGCCAGGTCAACTACCACATTATCTGGATGTTACAGTTCTACAAGATTTAGTTGACAATGCAAGACCAGGTGATCGTATCATATTGACTGGGATTGTGAGAATTGAACAAGAACATATCCCATCTATGCGAGGAAAAAGTGGTATCTATAGACTACGTGTTCAAGGAAATAACATTGAATTTCATCGTGGGCGTGGAAATAAAACATCTAGAAGTACAGAGCGAGAAGAGATCTCTCCAGACGAAGAGAGAATAATAAAATCTCTTGTTAAAAATCCTGATATTTATGACAGACTTGTGGCTTCCTTTGCACCACATGTTAGTGGACATGATATCATCAAAGAAGCAATCTTGTTGTTGATCGTTGGTTCAACACAAAAAATACTTGCAGATGGAGCTAAAATTCGTGGTGACATCAATGTATTTTTGGTAGGTGATCCTGGTACTGCAAAAAGTGAAATGCTCAAGTTCTGTGCAAGAATTGCACCAAGGGGATTGTATACATCTGGAAGAGGTTCTACGGCAGCAGGACTTACTGCAGCAGTAGTACGAGATAAAATTGGTATAATGATGTTAGAGGCAGGTGCAGTCGTATTAGGAGATCAGGGACTTGTCTGTATAGATGAGTTTGATAAAATGAAACCAGAAGATCGAAGTGCTTTACATGAAACAATGGAGCAGCAATCTGTAAGCATTGCAAAGGGTGGAATTGTTGCAACATTAAATGCTAGAACCTCAATTTTAGCAGCAGCTAACCCGATGTTTGGAAAATATGATCCATTCAAGAATATAACTGAAAATGTCAATCTTCCGGTTCCTCTCTTGACACGTTTTGATTTAATTTTTGTTGTACGAGATATTCCATCAAAAGAAAGAGATACCAGAATTGCCAGACACATCCTGAATTTGCATCATACAACTGGTGTTGATACAAAATCGCTCATTGATGTTGATATTCTAACAAAATATTTGTCATATGCAAAAAGATATGATCCAAATCTAACTCCAGAAGCAGAAGATCTTATACTCAACTACTATATGACAATGAGAAATGTAGAATCTGAAGGAATGATTACTGTAACACCAAGACAACTAGAAGGACTTGTGAGATTAGCCACTGCAAGAGCTAGATTGTTAATGAAAACTCAAGTTGATGCAGAAGATGCAGAAAGATCTATTTTTCTTATGCAGAGTATGTTACAAGATGCCGGGGTTGATGTTAATACTGGTAAGGTCGATCTTGGGGTTCTCCAAGGACGACCCCACAGTGAAGTATCAAAAATGCAACTGTTCATGGATGTTATGAGATCCCTTGAAGGAGATGAAAAGAGACCTGTAGAAGAAAAAGCATTTGTTAAAGAACTTGCCAAGACTGGTAAATTTACAGAAGATGAAGCAAGAAAATATCTTAAAAAGTTGCAAAGAGAGTCAGCTATTTATGAATCCAAACCTGGTCATTATAACCGTGTATGA
- a CDS encoding DEAD/DEAH box helicase, giving the protein MKIEQLDIPTSVIEFLKIQGYVSLYQPQEKTVKAGLLEGKNILVSAPTASGKTLIAILAIIKNLSEKRGKIVYLSPLKALASEKFNEFKKLTSIDLGKNVKIQISTGDFDVSDRNLGNNDILVLTNEKMDSIIRQGAEWVDEISLVIADEVHLLGDDDRGPTLEIVLTKLKLLPSKPQILALSATVTNADEIADWLECKLVHSEWRPVPLFEGVYDQGIVTMQDNKTFEIKTSIRGPPVDLGLDSLKNGGQAILFAETRARSVALATKASEAVSKILQNEEKEQLAETSQKILDDNEHTDLVKTLAGLIKNGVAFHHAGLNPNCRDVVESEFRNKRIKILASTPTLAAGVNLPARRVVISNVTRYDAKYGANKPISILEYKQLCGRAGRPQYDKYGEAIIVSNSNGEEIFDYYINGTPEPILSKLTGDKALRIHLLSFVSTSPGIKGEDIIDFFSKTLSGSQERKSTMKFHIQISLRYLESEGLVQQKGNRYIATDFGKKTSTLYIDPLTAVLFKKSLEKISTSGHTLGLLHLITSSEDFFPKFSLRNKDYEYIGTLIENHADELIEHISEYDCNRSLLALRAWIDESNEISLSDNYGIESGDMHRMVETSDWLIHALYEIAKLERKDSLLPELDVLRSRILYGIKEELIDLVRIKGIGRIRARLLFKNGIKTTADLASIPVEKLAKMDKIGPVIAENIKTHLKKIR; this is encoded by the coding sequence ATGAAAATAGAGCAACTAGATATTCCTACTTCTGTAATTGAGTTCTTGAAAATACAGGGCTACGTGAGCCTGTATCAACCACAAGAAAAGACAGTAAAAGCAGGATTGCTTGAAGGAAAAAATATTCTGGTTTCAGCGCCTACTGCTAGTGGTAAGACACTAATTGCGATTCTTGCAATAATAAAAAATCTATCTGAGAAGAGAGGAAAAATTGTCTATCTTAGTCCACTAAAAGCTCTGGCATCTGAAAAATTTAATGAATTCAAAAAACTAACATCTATTGATCTTGGAAAGAATGTGAAAATTCAAATATCTACTGGAGACTTTGATGTGTCTGACAGAAATCTAGGAAATAATGACATATTGGTATTGACTAATGAGAAAATGGATTCTATCATACGACAAGGAGCTGAATGGGTAGACGAAATAAGTCTTGTAATTGCAGATGAAGTACATCTTCTCGGTGATGATGATAGAGGCCCAACTTTGGAAATTGTACTTACAAAATTAAAACTACTGCCATCAAAGCCGCAAATACTTGCTTTGAGTGCAACTGTCACTAACGCTGACGAGATTGCTGATTGGTTAGAATGTAAACTGGTTCATAGCGAATGGAGACCAGTGCCATTATTCGAGGGAGTCTATGATCAAGGCATAGTAACCATGCAAGATAATAAAACATTTGAAATAAAAACAAGCATACGAGGACCCCCAGTAGACTTAGGGTTGGATTCATTAAAAAATGGAGGGCAAGCAATATTGTTTGCAGAAACCCGGGCACGCTCTGTAGCCCTTGCTACAAAAGCGTCTGAAGCAGTATCAAAGATACTACAAAATGAAGAAAAAGAACAACTTGCAGAAACATCACAAAAAATTTTAGATGATAATGAACATACTGATCTTGTCAAAACACTTGCTGGTCTAATTAAAAATGGAGTAGCGTTTCATCATGCTGGTCTTAATCCAAATTGTAGAGATGTGGTGGAATCTGAATTTCGAAATAAGAGAATCAAAATTTTAGCGTCTACTCCAACACTTGCTGCGGGAGTAAACCTTCCCGCTAGAAGAGTAGTTATATCAAATGTTACTCGATATGACGCAAAATACGGAGCAAACAAACCAATCAGCATATTAGAGTACAAGCAACTATGTGGTAGAGCAGGAAGGCCACAGTATGACAAATATGGGGAAGCGATAATTGTCAGCAATTCAAATGGTGAGGAAATCTTTGACTATTACATCAACGGAACTCCTGAACCAATACTATCAAAGCTCACAGGAGACAAAGCACTACGAATTCATCTTCTGAGTTTTGTATCTACAAGTCCTGGCATTAAAGGTGAAGATATCATAGATTTCTTTTCAAAAACACTATCTGGATCTCAGGAAAGAAAATCAACTATGAAATTTCATATACAAATATCGTTGAGATATCTAGAATCAGAAGGTCTTGTACAACAAAAAGGAAATAGATACATTGCAACAGATTTTGGTAAAAAAACTTCTACTTTGTATATAGATCCTCTTACTGCAGTGCTATTCAAAAAATCTCTAGAGAAAATTTCTACATCTGGACATACTCTTGGTCTATTACATCTAATTACAAGCTCAGAAGATTTTTTTCCAAAATTCTCATTACGTAATAAAGACTATGAATACATAGGAACTCTGATTGAAAATCATGCAGATGAGCTAATAGAGCATATATCAGAATATGATTGTAATCGTAGTCTTCTTGCTCTACGTGCTTGGATTGATGAATCAAATGAAATTTCTCTTTCTGATAATTACGGCATAGAGTCTGGGGATATGCACAGAATGGTTGAAACATCAGATTGGCTCATTCATGCACTTTATGAAATTGCAAAATTGGAAAGAAAAGACAGCCTGCTACCTGAACTTGATGTCTTACGATCTAGAATATTGTATGGAATAAAGGAAGAACTTATTGATCTAGTAAGAATAAAGGGGATTGGTAGAATACGAGCCAGACTCTTGTTCAAAAATGGCATTAAAACAACAGCTGATCTAGCATCAATACCTGTTGAAAAACTTGCAAAAATGGACAAGATAGGGCCAGTTATTGCAGAAAACATAAAGACACATCTAAAAAAGATAAGATGA
- a CDS encoding MraY family glycosyltransferase has product MLDKTVVAVLISAIAFVVVYGTTPRLISLLNKKNMTVKDYNKETATMVARPGGPSILVGILASEFTLYGFFPSASILAIISTTSLAFLVGLADDRKVLGGWFKPLALAVSALPIILLGAYVPPHLAFPLFGSVKIPELYLGLIVIMIPVMGNTINSIDVLNGVASGFMTIASFALTICLVIVQNYDIALASLPLGFVSLAFYKYHKVPSKIFPGDSGALTLGAMYGVISIVGHVEIIAAIALLPAVINSFLFLSSVKRIIEHRQIKAKPVVHTADFKLMASDDKSAPVTLVRLILANGPLTEKQVGFVIFKLSLFSAALAIITSFMMEIKL; this is encoded by the coding sequence ATGTTAGACAAAACAGTTGTAGCGGTATTAATCTCTGCAATTGCATTTGTTGTTGTTTATGGAACAACTCCTCGACTGATTTCTCTTCTTAATAAGAAAAACATGACTGTAAAGGACTACAATAAGGAGACTGCAACAATGGTCGCAAGACCGGGTGGTCCATCTATTCTTGTAGGTATATTGGCTTCAGAGTTTACTTTGTATGGGTTTTTTCCTTCTGCTTCAATTCTTGCAATAATATCTACAACTTCACTTGCCTTTCTTGTTGGGCTTGCGGATGATAGAAAAGTACTTGGTGGATGGTTTAAGCCTCTTGCACTTGCTGTATCTGCACTTCCCATTATCTTGCTTGGTGCATATGTTCCACCACATCTTGCCTTTCCACTATTTGGTTCAGTCAAGATCCCAGAACTATATCTTGGATTAATAGTAATCATGATTCCTGTTATGGGAAACACCATAAACTCTATTGACGTATTAAATGGCGTTGCAAGCGGATTTATGACTATCGCAAGTTTTGCTCTTACTATTTGTCTTGTAATCGTACAAAATTATGACATTGCACTGGCCAGTCTGCCTCTTGGTTTTGTTTCATTGGCATTCTACAAATATCACAAAGTTCCAAGTAAAATATTTCCAGGAGATTCTGGTGCTTTGACCCTTGGTGCAATGTATGGTGTGATATCCATTGTAGGTCATGTGGAAATTATTGCAGCAATTGCTCTTCTTCCTGCTGTGATAAACTCTTTCCTATTTCTCTCAAGTGTAAAGAGAATAATAGAACACAGACAGATAAAAGCAAAACCGGTAGTTCATACTGCAGACTTTAAGCTCATGGCCAGTGACGATAAATCTGCTCCTGTAACTCTTGTGAGATTGATTCTTGCAAATGGCCCTCTTACCGAAAAACAAGTGGGGTTTGTTATATTCAAATTGTCGCTATTTTCTGCAGCACTTGCAATAATAACATCTTTTATGATGGAAATTAAGCTATGA
- a CDS encoding acyltransferase, producing the protein MVTNFISEKAKLGKDVRIWHFAYVGDNTEIGDNVKIGSLAHIDYNVKIGENTMIEGLVYIPPLSRIGKNVFIGPAATLTNDPYPASKKMIGVIIEDGVVIGSRAVIKAGVRIGKNSVIAMGAVVTRDIPENCVAVGVPAKVKYSREEYDKKKKNWEDS; encoded by the coding sequence ATGGTAACAAATTTTATTTCTGAAAAGGCAAAACTTGGAAAGGATGTTAGGATATGGCATTTTGCATATGTGGGCGACAATACAGAAATTGGAGACAATGTCAAAATAGGCTCTCTTGCACATATTGATTACAACGTAAAGATAGGAGAAAATACAATGATTGAGGGCCTTGTTTACATACCACCACTATCAAGAATCGGAAAGAATGTCTTCATTGGACCAGCTGCTACATTGACTAATGATCCTTATCCAGCTAGCAAAAAAATGATAGGGGTAATCATAGAGGATGGAGTAGTCATAGGTTCAAGAGCAGTAATAAAGGCAGGAGTCAGAATAGGAAAGAATAGCGTAATAGCAATGGGAGCAGTTGTAACAAGAGATATTCCTGAAAATTGTGTAGCAGTAGGAGTTCCTGCCAAGGTGAAATATTCAAGAGAGGAATATGACAAGAAGAAGAAGAACTGGGAAGACAGTTAA
- a CDS encoding Trm112 family protein, with protein MNRKLMNILACPIDKHSPLELIELSSNGDVIAEGIIFCSKCSRYYPILEEIPVMLPDELREKNQDIEFLNKYKTILPDKIIAKGLPWHL; from the coding sequence ATGAACAGAAAATTAATGAATATACTTGCATGTCCCATAGACAAACATTCCCCATTGGAGTTGATAGAGTTATCCTCTAATGGAGATGTGATTGCAGAGGGCATCATATTTTGTTCTAAATGTTCCAGATATTATCCAATACTAGAAGAGATTCCGGTGATGTTACCAGATGAGCTGCGTGAAAAAAATCAAGATATTGAATTTTTGAATAAATACAAAACCATTCTTCCCGACAAGATCATTGCAAAAGGCTTGCCGTGGCATTTGTGA
- a CDS encoding Gfo/Idh/MocA family protein: MNIIQIGTGGFGKNHARILSQFGVLSAICDADESRAEDFGKKYSVNHYSSLDSLMNSEKFDAAFVCTPTSTHFDLAKKLLEHKKNVFVEKPMTYLSREGEDLLKLAKKNKVILTSGYIERFNPAVSLVKEYVKTKKYGELIMLEFHRENRMPNHIKDVGIIYDTSVHDIDTAMWLFDDVPEVVFARSGKIRHEHEDFATIMLGFKDNRVAIISSNWITPIRVRKFNAVCGDAIISSDFITQEVKIETSLGAEIPRKEMEEPLLLEIKNFISAIEGKDNIRVKAEDAVNTTKIAEAALLSSQKGTPVYLDLK; this comes from the coding sequence ATGAATATAATTCAAATAGGAACAGGTGGGTTTGGCAAGAATCATGCAAGAATCCTTTCCCAGTTTGGAGTTTTATCAGCCATATGTGACGCAGATGAATCACGAGCAGAAGATTTTGGGAAAAAATATTCTGTGAACCATTATTCATCTCTTGATTCACTTATGAATTCTGAGAAATTTGATGCAGCATTTGTCTGCACTCCTACTTCTACTCATTTTGATCTTGCAAAGAAACTCTTAGAACATAAAAAAAATGTCTTTGTTGAAAAACCAATGACATATCTCTCAAGAGAAGGGGAAGATCTTCTTAAATTAGCAAAGAAAAACAAAGTCATACTCACAAGTGGGTACATAGAGAGATTCAATCCTGCAGTTTCACTTGTTAAAGAATATGTCAAGACAAAAAAATATGGAGAATTGATAATGCTAGAGTTTCATCGTGAAAACAGAATGCCAAATCACATAAAGGATGTAGGGATAATCTATGATACCTCTGTTCATGACATAGATACTGCGATGTGGTTGTTTGATGATGTTCCAGAAGTAGTGTTTGCCAGATCTGGAAAGATAAGACATGAGCATGAAGATTTTGCAACAATTATGCTTGGTTTCAAAGACAATAGGGTTGCCATAATATCATCAAATTGGATAACGCCCATACGTGTGAGAAAATTTAATGCAGTGTGTGGAGATGCAATAATTTCTTCAGATTTCATAACACAAGAAGTGAAAATTGAAACCAGTTTAGGTGCAGAGATACCTCGAAAAGAGATGGAAGAGCCTTTGCTTTTAGAGATAAAGAATTTCATATCTGCAATAGAGGGTAAAGACAACATCAGAGTAAAAGCAGAAGATGCAGTCAACACTACAAAGATTGCAGAAGCGGCACTTTTATCTAGTCAAAAGGGAACCCCAGTGTATCTAGATCTGAAATGA
- a CDS encoding branched-chain amino acid transaminase, producing MKSFTPKFVWFDGKIIKDEDAKVPVMTHAIHYGTSVFEGLRGYWNSKNLNIFRLQDHIKRFRNSGKVYSISLKFTDKEIADAIIQICKKNNVRESCYIRPFYFVGRHGINLHVTEDTPTHAAIVMFPFGELFNRNGIKAGISSWRRINDVSTPPLAKMGGNYLNSILATQESKRNGYDEAILLDYLGNISEAPGENIFIVRDKKLLTPPPSSSALEGITKDSVVKIAENLGYQVVEREIPRTEIYFADEVFLTGTAAEITPVISIDGKKIGEGIVGKTTDNIRKIYSDITMGKNKKYSRWITPVY from the coding sequence ATGAAATCTTTTACCCCAAAGTTTGTGTGGTTTGATGGAAAAATAATCAAGGATGAAGATGCAAAGGTGCCAGTCATGACACATGCCATACATTATGGCACATCAGTTTTTGAGGGATTACGTGGATATTGGAATTCAAAGAACTTGAATATCTTTAGACTACAGGATCATATCAAAAGATTCAGAAATTCAGGCAAGGTTTACTCAATATCATTAAAGTTTACAGATAAAGAAATAGCTGATGCGATAATTCAGATTTGTAAGAAAAATAATGTTAGAGAATCATGCTACATAAGACCATTTTATTTTGTAGGCAGACATGGTATCAACCTGCATGTTACTGAAGATACCCCAACACATGCTGCAATAGTTATGTTTCCTTTTGGAGAATTATTTAACAGAAATGGAATAAAAGCTGGAATATCTTCATGGAGGAGAATTAATGATGTATCAACACCACCACTTGCAAAAATGGGTGGAAATTATCTTAATTCAATATTAGCAACACAAGAATCAAAGAGAAATGGATATGATGAAGCGATATTGTTAGATTATTTAGGGAACATAAGTGAAGCACCTGGAGAAAACATTTTCATTGTACGAGACAAGAAATTGTTAACCCCACCACCAAGCTCATCCGCATTAGAGGGAATAACAAAAGATTCAGTAGTAAAGATAGCAGAAAATTTAGGATATCAGGTAGTGGAGCGTGAAATTCCAAGAACAGAGATCTATTTTGCTGATGAGGTATTTCTTACAGGAACTGCAGCAGAGATAACACCTGTTATTTCCATAGATGGTAAAAAAATTGGAGAGGGAATAGTAGGAAAGACAACAGACAATATCAGAAAAATATACTCGGACATTACAATGGGCAAGAATAAAAAATACTCAAGATGGATCACACCGGTGTATTAG
- a CDS encoding FAD-binding oxidoreductase, with translation MVVDSKAIISYIQIQKEDLAVFRFKPKDGGEVPQYKAGQFLTLGAHVPSENKVIRRAYSIASNPENRNYIELYIRWVRKPLPGRLTTVLFSAKEGDEIIWLKPTGPFTIEEKMPNGEPDNRRIVCLGGGTGLAPFLSYARHLHAVGSNREIVVFHGASYVDELGYRDELTKLEEESLDRGRDKWNFRYRATISRPDEWFNRTWNGHKGRVESFLQSKDGEMSPLEKMVGEKVTKENTVFFICGWQGTIDGCLDVLTPKGFVTERNKRADKSFEIKYESYG, from the coding sequence GTGGTCGTAGACAGCAAAGCAATAATTTCATACATACAAATTCAGAAAGAAGATTTAGCGGTTTTCAGATTCAAACCAAAAGATGGAGGTGAAGTTCCACAATACAAGGCAGGACAATTCCTTACACTTGGAGCACATGTGCCATCAGAGAATAAAGTAATTCGCAGAGCATATTCAATTGCCTCGAATCCAGAAAATAGAAACTATATTGAATTATACATTAGATGGGTAAGAAAGCCTCTTCCAGGTCGTCTTACTACAGTATTATTTAGCGCAAAAGAAGGAGATGAGATAATTTGGTTAAAGCCTACTGGTCCATTTACAATAGAAGAAAAGATGCCAAATGGCGAACCAGATAATAGAAGAATAGTTTGTCTTGGAGGAGGTACAGGTCTTGCACCGTTTCTTAGCTATGCTAGACACCTTCACGCAGTAGGAAGCAATAGAGAGATCGTAGTATTTCATGGTGCAAGTTATGTTGATGAATTAGGATATAGAGATGAATTAACAAAACTTGAAGAAGAAAGTCTTGATAGAGGTAGAGACAAGTGGAATTTCAGATATAGAGCTACAATCAGCAGACCAGATGAATGGTTCAACAGAACATGGAATGGTCACAAAGGTAGAGTAGAGAGTTTCTTACAGTCAAAAGATGGAGAAATGTCACCTCTTGAAAAAATGGTTGGTGAAAAAGTTACAAAAGAAAATACAGTTTTCTTTATTTGTGGCTGGCAGGGAACTATAGATGGATGCCTAGATGTATTGACTCCAAAGGGCTTTGTTACTGAAAGAAACAAGAGAGCAGACAAGAGCTTTGAAATAAAATACGAGTCATACGGATAA
- the pyrE gene encoding orotate phosphoribosyltransferase — MIKTSKRIAEMLLDIKAVTFSFTKPYLYTFVSGIKGPMYCDNRRLISYPNKRRVVVSSVVKIAKKLDFDIVGGVSTAGIPWAALIAERLNKPMIYIRPEAKSYGKKRQIEGDMKKGDRILVIEDLVSTGNSAISAIKAVRRNGGKVSDCIFIFTYDLDAAKKNFQRIRCKMHPLLIFPDLIEVAVTRNYISKKEKEELLKWHKDPKKYWTSI; from the coding sequence GTGATCAAGACTTCAAAGCGTATAGCTGAAATGTTACTTGACATAAAAGCAGTAACTTTTAGTTTTACAAAACCTTACTTGTACACTTTTGTTTCCGGTATCAAAGGACCCATGTATTGTGATAATAGACGATTGATAAGTTATCCAAATAAAAGACGAGTGGTTGTTAGTAGCGTAGTTAAGATTGCTAAAAAACTGGATTTTGATATCGTTGGAGGAGTATCAACAGCAGGGATTCCATGGGCTGCGCTAATTGCCGAACGACTCAACAAGCCCATGATATACATAAGACCTGAGGCCAAGAGTTACGGTAAAAAAAGACAGATAGAAGGAGATATGAAAAAGGGTGACAGAATTTTAGTAATTGAAGATCTTGTAAGTACTGGCAATAGCGCAATATCTGCAATCAAGGCGGTAAGAAGAAATGGAGGAAAGGTAAGTGATTGCATATTTATTTTCACCTACGATCTTGATGCTGCAAAGAAGAATTTTCAGAGAATCAGATGTAAAATGCACCCATTACTCATATTTCCTGATCTTATTGAAGTTGCAGTGACAAGAAATTACATCAGCAAGAAAGAAAAAGAAGAGCTACTAAAATGGCATAAAGATCCCAAGAAATATTGGACATCAATTTGA